Below is a genomic region from Paraburkholderia sp. BL23I1N1.
ATTGATACGCAATAGCAGGCAGGGAGCGTTTTTTGAATATTTATTGTTGTTAAAAATCAATTGCTTATGTAATTCGTTCCGCATTAAGAAATGTCTTTTTCCATCTTGCAATAGGGTATCTTGTGCCGTGCAGCACGATTTTTTACGACGCAAAAAAATTTTCCACATCGTGAAAAATCGGCGGTCGCCGAAGTATGGGCGAAAAAAAACCGGTGCCTGAGCACCGGTTTCTTTCGACTGACGGACAGCGCGGGGCTGTTCGGGTCTTTTCAGGCTGCGCTACGTACCGAACGAGTCACGTAACTAGCGCTTGCCTGTGGGAATAGCTGAATCGCTGCTTAGCTGCCGCGACGCGCCGTACGCGGACCGTCGCTGCGGCGTGCGCCGTAGCCGCCGTCACGCGAACCGCCGCCGAAACCGCCTTCACGCGAGCCGCCGCCGGCAGACTTGCCTGCCCAGCCGCCGCCATTGCCGCTACCGCTGCGAGCGCCGCCGCCATTACCGGCCGGCTTGCCAGCACCGCTGCCGCTACCGAAGCGACGGCCACCGCCGCCATTGCCACCGCCCGGACGGCCACGGCCGCCGAAGCCAGGACGGCCGCCATTGCCCGACGGAGCCGACTTGCGCGGCTCGAAGCCTGCGACGACGTTGACCGGCAGCGGGGTGCGCACGAAACGCTCGATGCGCTTCAGCGCGCCTTGTTCCGCGTGGTGCACGAGGCTCACGGCGATACCCGAGCGGCCTGCACGGCCGGTACGGCCGATACGGTGCACGTAGTCTTCAGCGAACTTCGGCAGATCGTAGTTGAACACGTGCGTGATGCCCGGGATGTCGATACCGCGCGCGGCGACGTCCGTTGCCACCAGCACGCGCACACGGCGCTCGCGGAGAGCCTTGATCGTGCGGTTGCGTGCGCCTTGCGGCAGATCGCCGTGGAGAGCTGCCGATTCGAAACCAGCGTCGGCCAGACGGCCTGCCAGTTGGTCAGCGTCCATCTTGGTTGCCGTGAAGACGATAGCCTGGTCGAGGCCTTCGTCGCGCAGCAGATGGTCGAGCAGACGATCCTTGTGGTCGCGGTCGTCAACGTAATGGACGGTTTGCGCGATGTTGGTGCGCTGTTCGAGGCGTTGAACGATCTCGATACGCTCCGGATCCTTCAACAGGCGGCCGGTCAGCGAGCTGATCTTGCCGTCGAGCGTGGCCGAGAACAGCATGGTTTGACGCGAAGCCGGCGTAGCGGCGACGATCGTTTCGATGT
It encodes:
- a CDS encoding DEAD/DEAH box helicase; protein product: MTSSNTPSSPLNAIADQALGLADAPVQAAAIAAAPEAVAAEAAAPTGPSFASLGLSADVVSALTAAGYQNPTPVQQRAIPAGIAGRDLMVSSPTGSGKTAAFMLPAIERFSQLQKAQASQPREPRPADGARTRRPQPVARPTMLVLTPTRELAMQVTTAAATYGKHLKRLRTVSILGGVAYGQQLMLLAKNPEILVATPGRLIDHLERGRIDLSQLQILVLDEADRMLDMGFIEDIETIVAATPASRQTMLFSATLDGKISSLTGRLLKDPERIEIVQRLEQRTNIAQTVHYVDDRDHKDRLLDHLLRDEGLDQAIVFTATKMDADQLAGRLADAGFESAALHGDLPQGARNRTIKALRERRVRVLVATDVAARGIDIPGITHVFNYDLPKFAEDYVHRIGRTGRAGRSGIAVSLVHHAEQGALKRIERFVRTPLPVNVVAGFEPRKSAPSGNGGRPGFGGRGRPGGGNGGGGRRFGSGSGAGKPAGNGGGARSGSGNGGGWAGKSAGGGSREGGFGGGSRDGGYGARRSDGPRTARRGS